The sequence aTTGGCAGAGGTTCCGGAAGTTggaccccatcgatcagatattgatgacctttcctgtaaACATGTGAGGGGGTCACAGTCTGGGGCCCACAAGATGAAACCTATGATACTCCAATTGGATACATCTGTGACTACATTGAATAAGCTATAGTGATATAACATGCAGTTTGTGTGACTGGCCACTAGAGGCCCTTAGTCGGACAACCCCCTTAGAACTAATGGAGTGAGATGTTGACaattaatatataaaaagaaaagtaatcTTATAGCTTCACCTGATTGGCTTTCTTATTGAAATAGACTGTAAAAAATAGCTTCTtatttattttgtgcattttgttattttgttgccATGTCCTAACTTCCTGGGAAAAGCTACAGGGGCTGGAGAAAGGAAGTGGCAGGAGGACAGAGAGTCGGCAGTTGGAGAGCAACGTATTCAGACGTGTCTGCTAAATTGTTTACCTGAGGTGTCCTGTGATCAGCCAGAGATTGAAGGCTTTATCCACAGCAAGCAAGGGATGATTGGTGAATATCTGCTGCCTGCTAAAGAGGATCTGTAGTCTTCATTTATaatcaggagctgaagagaccagAGGCCTgcctgccctgaggccagcggTGAATCATCATCAAGAAAACCAAGCTGCCATTCAAGCCTGCACTGGAGATCTCAGCCTGAAGCATTTTATACTCGGTTAGTGCGCACTTTTAATGGGACTTAAATCCTGAGCTCAGGTCCCTCCCTGCAATCAGGTTGAGGACAAGTTTTGGCACCGCTGCAGCAATTAAAGCTTTACTGCGACAGCAAGTGGATCCACATCCCAGCTCTAGAGTTACAAATAGCCACGTGGAAGTTCAAGGGGGTCTAGCTGAGGTGGGGGAGTGGGCATTACAGGCATTTGGGGGGATAGTGTGGGATTTTTCTGTATTTGGCCTCTGtgagccacagtgcccctcagcCGAGATCCCAGGTACACAGACCCCAAATTTAGTGTTGATTCCTAGTGGCTTCGGTTCGCTGTGTTTGGTTAGGAGATCCTGCCATATTTAGTGGCATTTAGGCAAAATATGAATATTTAAAGGTACAGTACCTAAATTAGGGAATTCCCGGCTGGGGTCCCACTGTGGACAATCTTGGGTTGCTAACAACCCAGAGAGGTTGTATCACCACTTCAGTACACCAGAGCATACCTCACTCCATGTGGTCCGGCTGGATCACggtgtacattatattgtatatagTTTTCTCTTCTAAAGTCAGTAAAATTATTTTGGTTCACACAGCTCACTGTCCGTGCATTCATTCTTGTGTGGTTCACTGTATCCCAACGGACTCCCTCGGGTCCACCTCTTACAAACACATAACAGTAAAAGAACAAATTGAGTAAGTGTGACAATCCCTGAGCACCTAGTGTCAAAGTAACCCTGACTGCATCTATACTAATACTAAGACTCATGACAGGTACATGCTAtccagcaactttttttttttacaaataacatAATTAGGGGTTCAAAAAAGTTCTGTAAGTATGGTATATCAtgtaatatatactgtacattgtatagcacgtGAATTTGCTCTAGATTATTATGATACATTCAATGAATCATTTTGGATTATTGAAGCTTAGGTACCATTCTTCTACACACAGGAGAACAATATGACGGTAGTCTCTGAGTTTCTTCTTTTAGGATTTCAAATCAGTCAAAGTTTAAAAATATTCTTGTTCTGTATCCTCCTGGTGGCTTACTGTGGGACAATGTGTGGGAATCTCCTGATCATCACCCTGGTGTCCACCTGCAAGAATCTCCACTCTCCAATGTACTTCTTCATCTCGCAGCTGTCCATCAGCGACATCTTGTTACCCACTGATATTGTCCCCAACTTGCTCCACATCTTACTGAATAATGGCCAGACCATTACTTTTAACAACTGCATCTTTCAGCTTTATGTCTTCTGTGCCTCAGAAACTTTAGAATGTCTTCTTCTCACTGTGATgtcttatgacagatatgtggccATCTGTAATCCCCTCCGTTATACTTCAATCATGACAAGTGCCCATTGGGTGATATTGTCCTTCTTCTCTTGGATATTTGGATGCTTTTTTATTTTGACTTACATCATAACTGTGGCAAAACTACATTTTTGTGGACCAAATATCATTGACCATTTATTCTGTGACATTGTCCCATTACTAAAACTTTCTTGTTCTGATACCTTTATTCTCCAACTAGAGATTTATTTACTAAGTATTCCAGTTGTAATAATACCAACCACAATCATTATCATTTCTTATGCTTACATTGGTTTAGAAATTTTGAGAATCCCATCCAGTGCTGGTAGAcagaaagccttctccacctgtagCTCCCACCTCATTGTGGTCTCCATATTTTATGGGACTATATTCAGTGTTTATGTTGTCCCAACAAAAGGGAAAACACTAACAATAAGCAAAATCCTCTccctgctgtatactgtatttactcCTTTGATCAACCCCATTATATACAGCCTGAGAAATAAAGACATTAGAAAAGCCATACAAGAAATAATTAGTAAACATGAGATATGGTAAATAATCCAaaataagactactttcacatagTAGTTTTTGCTGTTCGGTTTTGAGATCCGACATGGGAtcgcaaaaccacagcaaaacatatccgtttgaataatacaaccggctgcctcCATTCAGGACAGATCCAGTTGAATTATATTGAAAATGAACATGCCAGAtccagcactaaaaccattgtaagtggtCTAGTTTTTACATGTCCAACAGTTTTGTGTCCAGCATGGGAATGCAACAAACCGGAAAGGAAtgtattctggtgcactccgttcctgTTTGTTAAGTTTTGTCCCTACTGGACCAGGCCATTttacaccttaaggaccaggccatttttagaaaatctgacatgtgtaactttatgtggtaataactttaaaacacttttacttatccattccattctgagattgttttttcgtcacatattgtacttcatgacagtggtaaatttgagtcaaaatatatttcatttttatttataaaaaaataccaaatttacaagcagttttctaaattttaatttctctgcttttaaaacagatagtgatacctcctcaaatagttattactttacatttaccatatgtctgcttcatgtttggataattcagtaaattacattttctttttttgggatgttaaaaggtttagaagttcagaagcaaatcttgaaatttttcagaaaatttcccaaacccactttttaaccctaTATGGACCGggttcattttcaccttaaggactaggcaattttttgcatatctgaccagtgtcactataagtggtgataactttaaaacgctttgacttatccaggccatactGAGATTGTTGattcggcacatattgtacttcatgacactggtaaaatggagtaaaaa is a genomic window of Bufo bufo chromosome 1, aBufBuf1.1, whole genome shotgun sequence containing:
- the LOC120989628 gene encoding olfactory receptor 1J2-like encodes the protein MTVVSEFLLLGFQISQSLKIFLFCILLVAYCGTMCGNLLIITLVSTCKNLHSPMYFFISQLSISDILLPTDIVPNLLHILLNNGQTITFNNCIFQLYVFCASETLECLLLTVMSYDRYVAICNPLRYTSIMTSAHWVILSFFSWIFGCFFILTYIITVAKLHFCGPNIIDHLFCDIVPLLKLSCSDTFILQLEIYLLSIPVVIIPTTIIIISYAYIGLEILRIPSSAGRQKAFSTCSSHLIVVSIFYGTIFSVYVVPTKGKTLTISKILSLLYTVFTPLINPIIYSLRNKDIRKAIQEIISKHEIW